The Sorangiineae bacterium MSr11954 DNA segment TCGGCGGCGCGCTCACCCGATGGGGCTGGCCGCATCGGGTGCGCGAGGAGGCCGTGGGCCATACGGTCGCGGACGTGCATATGGCCCATGCGCTCGGCTATCTGCGCAGCCAGCCGCACGCCGACCATGCGGGCATCGACCGAAAGAACACCGACTGAGCGAGCGCGCTCAGCCCTTGGTGGTACCGCTATCGTCGGGCGTCCAGGCGTCGACCCTTCGTTGAATCTCTTCGTTGGAGAGATCTTCGATCTGCTGCGTGATGATCCAGAGGTGCCCGAAGGGATCCACCAGCCGTCCTTGCCTGGCGCCATAAAATTGATCCTCGATGGGGTAAACCACGGTCGCGCCCGCGTGGACCATGCGCTCACCCACCGCGCGGGCGTCTTCGACCTGCACGGTGAGGATGACCGGCGAGCCGCCGAGCGACGCGGGCGCATCGTTTTTCCAGTCGCGGGCCTCCTCGGAGAGCGAAAAGGTCGTCTCGCCAATCGTGAGCTCGGCGTGCACGATGTGGCCGTTCATTTTCGTGTCGGCGAACCGTGAAACCTCTTTTGCGCCGAGCGTCTCGACGTAAAAATCGATCGCGCGCGCGGCCCCTTTGACGATGAGGTGCGGGTAAATTCGTGGGAGTGATTTCTTCGTGGCCATGGGACAATCTTGGCACGGATCCGTTTGCGCCGTCCGCCCGTAGATGCGTCGATCGTCCATGTTGCGCACGACACGATTTCATCCCATGCCATGGTGCATCAAATCCGCATTCCTTACGCTGGCGCCAATCCTCGCGTCTCTCTTCGTTCACGGATGCGCCGCTGCGCCGGCACCTGCGGCCGCGGCCGTAAATCGCCAGAGCGCCGGCGTGAATGGTGCGGGCGCGTATGGTCCGGATGCATCTCCGAAGGAGCCGCTCGCCTGGGCGCCCTTCGGCCCGGAGGCCTTCGGACGCGCGAAGAAAGAGCGAAAGTTCATCGTGTTGGATGGCGCCGCCGAGTGGTGCCATTGGTGCCATGTGATGGAGTCGACGACGTACCACGATGGCGCCGTGGCGGCGCTTTTGCAGCAACACTTCGTCGCGACCAAGGTCGATATCGATTCCCGGCCCGATATCGAAGAACGCTACCGGGCGTGGGGGTGGCCCGCCACCGTCATCTTTTCGCCCGACGGTGAGGAGCTCGGAAAATACCGCGGGTACATCGCGCCCGATGCATTTGCCGCCATCTTGAAGGCCGTGGTGGCGAGCCAAGGATCGGGCCCGAGCGATGGCGCGCGCCCAGGCATCGCAGGAGCGCCCGTGAGGGTCCCCGATGCGCCGCTCCCGCGGGAGATGCTCGCGTGGGCGGCGCGGTGGGCGGCCCTCGAGCTGGAAGACCATTGGGACCCCAACGAGGGTGGCTGGGGCGTTCAGCCCAAGGTGCCTATCCACGGCAACACGGAATTTGCGTTGCGGCGCGCGGCGCGTGGGGATTCCACCTTGCGGGAGCACGCGCTCACCGTGCTCGACAAGCAGCGGAGCATCATCGATCCGGTGTGGGGCGGTATTTATCAATATTCGGTGGCGCCGGATTGGGTGCATCCCCACTTCGAAAAATTGATGGAATACAATGCCGGAGCGCTCGCCGATTACGCGACGGCGTACGTGCTCACCAAGGACGAGCGCTGGCTCCGCGCGGCGCGCGACATCGACCGCTATTTGCGCGCGTTCCTGATCGCGCCGAGCGGGGCGTTCTACGGCACGCAAGACGCCGATGTGAATGCCCATGAGCGCGGAAAGCGCTTCGTGGACGGCCATGACTATTACCGGCTCGGCGACGTCGAGCGCCGCAAGTTGGGTATTCCGCGCGTCGACACCAACGAGTACGCGAAGGACAGCGGCTTGGCCATCGAGGCGTATGTCACCTTGTACGAGGCGACCGGCGATCGCTCCGCCCTGGCCATCGCACGGCGTGCGCGCACCGCCGTTCTGCGCGCGCACACCGTGCGGAGCGGCGCGGTCGCGCATGCGGCGTCGGCGGGCGAGCCCAAGTCGGGGGACGCGGCCAAGTCGGGGGACGACACCACGGTCCTTCACCTGGCGGACAACGCCGCCTTCGGGTACGCGCTGGTGCGGCTCTACAAGGTCGACCGCGACGCGAGCACCCTGGAGGCGGCCAAGCGCATCGCCAGCTTTGCCGTAACCGAGCTGCTCGATCGGAACGAGGGAGGGTTCTTTGCGCACACGGAGGATCCGGCCGCCGTCGGCGTGTTTCGGCTTCGGCGAAAGCCGTTTAGCGAAAATGTGCTCATGCTCCGCTTTTTGCACGAGCTTACGAAGCTGGCCCCGGATCCTGCGCACACCAGGGCCCTCGACAAAAGCGTCCGGTACCTGACCGAGCCCGAGCGGATCAAGGACGCCGGGCGATTCATCGGCGACTACCTCTCCCTGTTGGACGCCGTCTTGTAGGGTATCTTGGTCGCATGGAGAGCGAGCGGGAGCCGATGTTCGGGCGCGAGGCCGAATGCGACACCGTCGTGGCTTGCCTTGCGCGCGGCGAGCGGCTGGTCACATTGGCGGGGCCAGGCGGCATCGGCAAGAGCCGGCTCGCCGAGGAAATTGCGCTGCGAACGCGCGACACATGGTCGTCGGGCGTGGTCGTGGTGGGGCTGTCGGCCGCACGAGAGGTGCCGCGGGCGATCGCGCGCGCCGCGGGGCTCAAGTGGCAGCGCGCCGCGCGCGCCGACAAAGATGCGGCGCACCTCGCCCCGATCGCGGCGCTGGTCGATGCGCTGGGCGAAGGAGACGCGCGCCTCCTCGTGCTCGACGACGCCGACGCCGTGCTGGAGCAAGTGGCCATGTTTGCGCGGCTATGCCTCGAGCGCGCGCCCAACGTGCGGCTCCTGACGACCACGCGCGAGCCTTTGGGCATCGCGCACGAGCGCGTTTTCCCGCTGGG contains these protein-coding regions:
- a CDS encoding VOC family protein; its protein translation is MATKKSLPRIYPHLIVKGAARAIDFYVETLGAKEVSRFADTKMNGHIVHAELTIGETTFSLSEEARDWKNDAPASLGGSPVILTVQVEDARAVGERMVHAGATVVYPIEDQFYGARQGRLVDPFGHLWIITQQIEDLSNEEIQRRVDAWTPDDSGTTKG
- a CDS encoding DUF255 domain-containing protein, with the translated sequence MNGAGAYGPDASPKEPLAWAPFGPEAFGRAKKERKFIVLDGAAEWCHWCHVMESTTYHDGAVAALLQQHFVATKVDIDSRPDIEERYRAWGWPATVIFSPDGEELGKYRGYIAPDAFAAILKAVVASQGSGPSDGARPGIAGAPVRVPDAPLPREMLAWAARWAALELEDHWDPNEGGWGVQPKVPIHGNTEFALRRAARGDSTLREHALTVLDKQRSIIDPVWGGIYQYSVAPDWVHPHFEKLMEYNAGALADYATAYVLTKDERWLRAARDIDRYLRAFLIAPSGAFYGTQDADVNAHERGKRFVDGHDYYRLGDVERRKLGIPRVDTNEYAKDSGLAIEAYVTLYEATGDRSALAIARRARTAVLRAHTVRSGAVAHAASAGEPKSGDAAKSGDDTTVLHLADNAAFGYALVRLYKVDRDASTLEAAKRIASFAVTELLDRNEGGFFAHTEDPAAVGVFRLRRKPFSENVLMLRFLHELTKLAPDPAHTRALDKSVRYLTEPERIKDAGRFIGDYLSLLDAVL